The Flavobacterium johnsoniae genomic sequence ATCCTAGTACTTTACCCAATAAACTGCCCTCGTATATAGATTGGCCTAAACCAATCAGAAGTAAATCATAATTACTTTTATTAGCTACATTTACAATTTCATTATCAATGTCTGAAGAGGCTTTAAACATAGTAGTGATATGCCTTTTTAGAATTCTTGACTGTTCAATAACATCCTTAAAACTTTCTGTTTCATAAACTTCAGTATCGTAATGATGCAGTTCATCAACAGGCAGCAGGTGCATGGCCGTAATTTCAGAATTATCTTGTCGTTTATGAGTAAGGCTGTCTGCTAATTTTAATAATGCTTTTGCAGATTCTGGTTTATTAAATGATAATAAAATTCTATATTTATGGGTCAGCTGCGCATCATTTTTGACCTTGACCTGATCGGATTTAAAAATCCAGTTTATCAAATCTAAGGCTGGTCCTGTCATAAATGTAGTTGCCAGAGCCATTATTACCATCATAGAAAATAATTCAGGACTCAATACCCCTAAATCGTACCCAATATTTAACGCAACCAATTCGGTCAATCCCCTTGTGTTCATTAATGCTCCTATAGATAAGCTGTCTTTCCAGTTCTGTCCTACAAATTTTGCAGCCAAAGCACTGCTGACAAATTTGCCTGCCACGGCAACCAGAAAAATAAGTCCGGCAATTTTCCATAAATAAGGCTCGTTTAATAAACCTATTTGTGTTCGAAGTCCCGTAAACACAAAAAATAAAGGAAGCAGGAGAACCAAGGCTACATCTTCTACTTTCTCTATAAAAAGATTTCTAAATTTGATGTTCTCAGGCATGATTACCCCAGCTATAAAAGCTCCAAATAAAGCATGAATCCCTATTATTTCTGTTAAGTAAGAGGAAAGGACAAGAGTCAGAAAAAATATAGCAACAATTGGTTTGCCTAATTTTTCTTGGTTTGTATATAGATCACCTATTCGTTTTAAAAATGGGCGAACGACCTTTATCATTAATACAACATATACCAATGCCAAAATAATAGTATAGACAGCACTTGTAAAGGAACCGGCCTTTACGACAGCAATAACCACTGCCAATATACACCAGGCAGTAATATCATCAGCCGCCGCACAAGTAATAACGATAGTACCCAATCTGGTCTTGTGTATACCTCGTTCCTGCACAATTCTTGCCAGGACCGGAAAAGCGGTTATACTCATGGCAATACCGGTAAATAATCCAAAAGAAATAAACTGAACATTCACAGGGGCAAACTCATTATATAAAAAATAAGCAAGTCCCATTCCTAAAACAAACGGAATGATGATACTGGCATGACTAATCACTACGGCATCATGGGCTTTATTTCTTAATATTTTCATGTCAATTTCCATCCCTACAATATACATGAAGAGAATTAATCCAATTTGACTCAAGAATTGAAGATTTCCTAAGGATTCCAAAGGGAATAAAATTGTGGAAAACCCCGGGAAATACATCCCTATCAGGGAAGGCCCCATTACAATCCCTGCAATCATTTCTCCTATTACTGCGGGCTGTTTTATTTTTATACAGATCCAGCCGAAAATACGGGCAGCAAAAATGATGGTAACAATTTGTGCCAGCAGCAGCGCCAAAGGATGCTGCAGGTTGTCCAGAAGTGAACTCATAAATTCGCTCCAATGACTTTTCTCTGACTTCGGAATAGTGATATTTCTTCCTGTTTCAAGTTTTACACCCAATAAAATAATCCAATACATTAAAATAGAAAATACACCAATAATGCCAATGTAAAAGATACTGTTTCTAAATTTTTTCATTTAACTTTTTTGTCTAATCGTCATTTGGCTAAGCTTTAATTTTTAATCTGATTCATAAAATTAAATTAGATAATTGCATTACACTTTGCAAAACTTAGCGTATTTTTTTTAAATTAATCAATACTTTTAGAGTTGGCAGGCTTTAAAAATGATTGGCCTTTCTACTAATTTAGAGCAATTTTTAATTGATTTTATATAACTTAAAGTTCTTTATTTTTTAAATATGATTGCTGCAATATGCCCCCCAAATCCAAATGTATTATTGAGCCCATATTTAATTTTTTTACTGATTGATTTTCCTATGACAATATTTAAGT encodes the following:
- a CDS encoding cation:proton antiporter, encoding MKKFRNSIFYIGIIGVFSILMYWIILLGVKLETGRNITIPKSEKSHWSEFMSSLLDNLQHPLALLLAQIVTIIFAARIFGWICIKIKQPAVIGEMIAGIVMGPSLIGMYFPGFSTILFPLESLGNLQFLSQIGLILFMYIVGMEIDMKILRNKAHDAVVISHASIIIPFVLGMGLAYFLYNEFAPVNVQFISFGLFTGIAMSITAFPVLARIVQERGIHKTRLGTIVITCAAADDITAWCILAVVIAVVKAGSFTSAVYTIILALVYVVLMIKVVRPFLKRIGDLYTNQEKLGKPIVAIFFLTLVLSSYLTEIIGIHALFGAFIAGVIMPENIKFRNLFIEKVEDVALVLLLPLFFVFTGLRTQIGLLNEPYLWKIAGLIFLVAVAGKFVSSALAAKFVGQNWKDSLSIGALMNTRGLTELVALNIGYDLGVLSPELFSMMVIMALATTFMTGPALDLINWIFKSDQVKVKNDAQLTHKYRILLSFNKPESAKALLKLADSLTHKRQDNSEITAMHLLPVDELHHYDTEVYETESFKDVIEQSRILKRHITTMFKASSDIDNEIVNVANKSNYDLLLIGLGQSIYEGSLLGKVLGFTTRMINPEKLINTVTGKENIIDSSRFDEGTRQIVSKSQIPVGIFIDKNFTDTSRIFIPLFDTKDWDQIVIYIQKFIYNSPAVIIVLDVEGQIMADLPAMEKIHSIEQSTPNQFTFKKKQTIEKDFLVQQSLMLIGAEGWRHLVNTKSSWLSDIPSTLIIADEKR